Proteins from one Malania oleifera isolate guangnan ecotype guangnan chromosome 4, ASM2987363v1, whole genome shotgun sequence genomic window:
- the LOC131153902 gene encoding uncharacterized protein LOC131153902 has translation MQQKENSTKNTQGNRLHTLLERSQVRQKTPCNFKKSWSKVNPITLTSCHPLHFGLHPSSPPHNKALPPPTSALFCHHSCASPSRTPSGHLHRRPRPRRDAAMSTVHMIPFQLLEITLLSAQDLAPVSKSMHTYAVAWVHPERRLTTRVDQQGRANPTWNDKFVFRVDDHFLASDTSAIMIEIYAVSWLRDVRIGTVRLLVNNLVSTSTRTSDGLSTTRFVALQVRRPSGRPQGILNVGITLLDSAMRSMPLYTELSASAVGFQDLIDGKLHKKQNPVEEKDKEIKPGELRRTQSERTENTKPHHFPARPGSSICNGSIYNGDSICNGSMINDGGGMGSVGGSIVNGGGGNGSICSDVGPSPSVVAAAVAKGLYLPPRITRKDAGSSLILDDWTVESSVEGLKSKLERWRTELPPVHDRGERVAVKPRRNQRHARRHTDGGGGGGGGGLFSCFANAYGCEFSITCGTKSKKKYRNGKAPLNREEEDNLSQSYI, from the coding sequence atgcaacaaaaagaaaatagTACTAAAAATACGCAGGGAAACCGCTTACATACGTTGCTGGAGAGGAGTCAAGTGCGGCAAAAAACCCCATGCAATTTCAAAAAGTCGTGGTCAAAGGTTAATCCCATCACATTAACCAGCTGCCATCCCTTACACTTCGGGCTGCATCCCTCGTCTCCACCCCACAACAAAGCACTCCCTCCTCCCACATCCGCTCTTTTTTGCCATCACTCTTGCGCGTCCCCATCCCGGACGCCGAGTGGGCACCTCCACCGCCGCCCCCGCCCCCGCCGCGACGCCGCCATGTCTACCGTCCACATGATTCCCTTCCAGCTCTTGGAGATCACCCTGCTGTCCGCCCAGGACCTCGCCCCTGTCTCCAAATCTATGCACACCTACGCCGTCGCCTGGGTCCACCCCGAACGCCGACTAACCACGCGCGTCGATCAGCAGGGCAGGGCCAACCCCACCTGGAATGACAAGTTCGTCTTCCGCGTCGACGACCACTTCCTTGCCTCCGACACCTCCGCTATCATGATTGAGATCTACGCCGTCTCCTGGCTCCGCGACGTACGCATCGGCACCGTCCGCCTCCTCGTCAACAACCTCGTCTCCACCTCCACGCGGACATCCGACGGCCTCAGCACCACCCGCTTCGTCGCCCTCCAGGTCCGCCGCCCCTCCGGTCGACCGCAGGGCATCCTCAACGTCGGAATCACCCTCCTCGACAGCGCCATGCGCAGCATGCCCCTCTACACCGAACTCAGCGCCTCCGCCGTCGGGTTCCAGGACTTGATCGACGGGAAACTGCACAAGAAGCAAAATCCCGTCGAAGAAAAGGATAAAGAGATCAAGCCTGGCGAGTTGCGGCGCACCCAAAGCGAGCGAACCGAAAACACGAAACCTCATCATTTCCCGGCGAGGCCGGGGAGTTCGATATGCAACGGGTCAATTTACAACGGAGATTCGATTTGCAACGGGTCCATGATCAACGACGGCGGCGGCATGGGGTCTGTCGGCGGGTCGATTGTGAACGGAGGCGGTGGAAATGGGTCGATTTGTTCGGACGTGGGGCCGTCGCCGTCGGTTGTGGCTGCAGCGGTTGCGAAGGGTTTGTATCTTCCGCCGAGGATAACGAGGAAGGACGCGGGGAGCTCGTTGATATTGGATGATTGGACGGTGGAGAGTAGCGTGGAGGGGCTTAAGTCAAAGTTGGAGAGGTGGCGAACGGAGCTACCGCCGGTACACGATCGCGGGGAGCGAGTGGCGGTGAAGCCGAGAAGGAATCAGCGGCATGCACGGCGGCACACTGacggaggaggaggaggaggaggaggagggttGTTTTCATGCTTTGCAAATGCGTATGGGTGTGAGTTCTCCATTACGTGCGGGACCAAATCTAAGAAGAAGTATAGGAACGGCAAGGCTCCTCTTAATCGTGAGGAGGAGGATAACCTAAGCCAGTCCTACATATGA
- the LOC131153537 gene encoding plasmodesmata-located protein 2-like, with amino-acid sequence MNQLHLHRMGYLPVPVSLQRTISLVCFVLFLQNPLPISSDYTTLVYKICSNQTFQDPFSYSLTLSSLYQDLVAHSSHSKFFKTSAGDEAAAVFGLFQCRGDLSADDCSTCVSELSSNIWCAQSSAARVQLGACYMSYEADGFDEISVSESAALYWTCGEAAAAAVRGRETARDAAFAEAESGVGGSEGLFYGFRVYGGVGVMAQCEEDMGRCECGECVGSAVEIGREACGSSASGQVYMDKCFLSFSDFDDEILTGDGQGKQGGNNVGKVAAIAAAGIAALFLGSLFLKFIIKSLADKDY; translated from the exons ATGAACCAACTTCATCTTCATCGGATGGGCTATTTACCAGTGCCCGTCTCTCTTCAGCGAACAATTTCATTAGTCTGTTTTGTTCTTTTCCTTCAAAATCCTCTACCAATTTCTTCAGATTACACCACCTTGGTGTACAAGATTTGCTCAAACCAGACCTTTCAAGACCCATTCTCTTACTCCCTGACCCTTTCCTCCTTGTACCAAGACCTCGTTGCCCACTCCTCCCACTCCAAGTTCTTCAAAACCTCCGCCGGCGACGAAGCCGCCGCCGTCTTCGGCCTCTTCCAGTGCCGGGGAGACCTCTCCGCCGACGACTGCAGTACCTGCGTCAGCGAACTTTCGTCGAACATCTGGTGCGCGCAGAGCTCGGCCGCCCGAGTCCAGCTCGGCGCATGCTACATGAGCTACGAGGCAGATGGGTTCGACGAGATCAGCGTTTCCGAAAGCGCAGCGCTTTACTGGACTTGTGGggaggcggcggcggcggcggttCGTGGGCGGGAGACGGCGAGGGACGCGGCATTTGCGGAGGCGGAGAGCGGCGTGGGAGGGAGCGAGGGATTATtctatgggtttagggtttatggaggGGTGGGGGTGATGGCGCAGTGCGAGGAGGATATGGGGCGGTGCGAATGCGGGGAGTGCGTGGGGAGTGCGGTGGAGATTGGTCGGGAGGCGTGTGGGAGCTCTGCGTCAGGGCAAGTGTATATGGACAAGTGCTTTCTCAGCTTCTCCGATTTTGACGACGAGATACTCACCGGCGACGGCCAAG GAAAACAAGGAGGAAATAATGTGGGGAAAGTTGCAGCAATTGCTGCGGCAGGGATAGCAGCTTTGTTTCTTGGATCCCTCTTCTTGAAGTTCATCATTAAGTCTTTGGCAGATAAAGATTATTAG